In Pseudopipra pipra isolate bDixPip1 chromosome 24, bDixPip1.hap1, whole genome shotgun sequence, a single genomic region encodes these proteins:
- the LUZP1 gene encoding leucine zipper protein 1, whose protein sequence is MAEFTGYKETSNRHLRFKLQSLSRRLDELEEATKNLQKAEDELLDLQDKVIQAEGSNSSMLADIEALRKRVLKIEGKDEEIRKAEELCRLMKEKLEEEESLTRELKSEIEHLQRRMAELEKLEEAFGRSKNDCTQLCLSLNEEKNLTKKISTELEILRVKVKELEASEDRLDKTEQSLTGELEKLKSLAMSFITERKHFNEREKQNEKIIQELTQKLEQNNKINRADQTRNASNLLERSSNNLLDRNDLRIEDDLTSALPSKETRRKGSVDYLKHVENETRNKSENQKNKNQEDNKVKDLTQEIEKLKTQIKRFESLEEELKKVRAKNNDLQDSYLSEQNKNKLLTGQLEEIKMQIKKQKDLENGEVENEDTSFTSRGKHDRPKYRGVTADLTAAKHKPRELSPQQRRERARNRDFSVSNDSYSHGGKQVPSSSLMNRKAGKTSGASALSDAAVTDTKRLEEKSLVSTISPGQKEGYVMQNEGRRSKEQPSVLSRYPPAAQEQKSWKAPSKSVGDTSLRSKAEKPSQVLRGSCQNGADTRDEKSSKEESMVSLAEKLKTSQAEVSDCTGDTQLARGNHTSSNGTASAYRYHLSSHVSASDSAGSKVEAVNTFAASHRQPLEGRAKRAIISQEKEVTDTSLESVKFSILTKRSHRSRSQEDILQILTGFDKEETEQSSSSATDHVNVGLKTDSKTIQSNQEKLNSDEESGRGKKTTTQSDFETRKKVSSKQFSNSRGVFRASLFENEKNTVNDEDSTKCIKPLDASTGGLKSRRSFSPREALRSKAIIKPAIVEKDMKAVMGGTVSEAESEKQKSVFKMVTNKMTSSITIFPSEPTAPRTTADIPAKERHVTSSNIRAASNEPSPSITNNVPTPFEISINKSALKLSEMDRSGEAVPRSKAETVVSRSSIMLKTSELTERNSELPSETISWKSHGSSDAASSETKHATMRSSWRTRQGLHSLEDSQTEVEKSAASSTTDLWRSSVDLSEVEGNSTRTDSLEQASARTSATANSWSAPELGSRRTKSNLSASELLTRRSYASDPTAAAVWHRTALPDESKDFVSSSRRKQYSSSEYLLQADIPGKRPATKVELQDPESNSPAQPGLQAEEQGTSRACRTSRR, encoded by the exons atggcAGAATTTACAGGTTACAAGGAAACCTCAAATCGGCACCTACGTTTCAAGTTGCAGAGCCTTAGTCGCCGCCTTGATGAACTGGAGGAAGCAACCAAAAatctgcagaaagcagaggaTGAACTGCTTGACCTCCAGGACAAAGTTATCCAGGCAGAAGGCAGCAACTCCAGCATGCTGGCTGACATCGAAGCCCTGCGGAAAAGAGTACTGAAGATTGAAGGCAAGGATGAAGAAATTAGAAAGGCTGAAGAGCTTTGCagattaatgaaagaaaaacttgaAGAGGAGGAGAGCCTCACTCGAGAACTTAAGTCAGAAATTGAACACCTTCAGAGGAGaatggcagagctggagaagctggAGGAGGCCTTTGGAAGGAGCAAGAATGACTGTACACAGCTGTGTCTTAGCCTCAATGAAGAAAAGAACTTGACCAAAAAGATATCTACAGAATTAGAAATACTTAGAGTGAAAGTGAAAGAACTGGAAGCATCTGAGGACAGGCTAGATAAAACTGAGCAGAGCTTAACGGGTGAGCTAGAAAAGCTGAAATCCTTAGCTATGAGCTttatcacagaaagaaaacattttaatgaaagagaaaagcagaatgaaaaaataatccagGAGCTAACACAGAAACTagaacaaaacaataaaataaatagggCAGATCAAACTAGAAATGCATCCAACTTGCTAGAAAGGTCATCCAACAATCTCCTGGACAGAAATGATTTGAGAATTGAAGATGACTTGACTTCTGCACTGCCTTCTAAGGAGACCAGGAGGAAGGGAAGTGTGGATTACCTGAAACATGTAGAAAATGAAACCAGGAATAAATCAGAAAaccaaaagaataaaaaccaggaaGACAACAAAGTGAAAGATCTCACCCAAGAAATTGAGAAACTTAAAACTCAGATCAAACGTTTTGAATCTTTAGAAGAAGAACTTAAAAAAGTAAGAGCCAAAAACAATGACCTGCAAGACAGTTACTTGAGtgaacagaataaaaacaaactcTTAACAGGTCAgctagaagaaataaaaatgcaaataaaaaaacagaaagatcTGGAGAACGGAGAGGTTGAAAATGAAGATACAAGCTTTACCAGCAGGGGAAAACATGACCGACCTAAATACAGAGGTGTCACGGCTGACTTGACAGCTGCCAAGCACAAGCCAAGGGAGCTCTCGCCACAGCAGCGCCGGGAAAGAGCACGGAACAGAGACTTCTCTGTCAGTAATGACAGTTACAGCCATGGTGGTAAGCAGGTGCCCAGTTCAAGCTTAATGAACAGAAAAGCGGGAAAAACATCTGGTGCATCTGCCCTTTCAGACGCTGCTGTCACAGATACAAAAAGACTGGAAGAGAAATCTTTAGTTTCCACTATTTCTCCTGGTCAGAAGGAAGGCTACGTCATGCAGAATGAGGGGAGGAGATCCAAAGAGCAGCCATCTGTCCTCAGCCGATATCCTCCTGCTGCACAGGAGCAGAAGTCTTGGAAAGCACCTTCCAAATCTGTTGGTGACACAAGCCTGAGATCCAAGGCTGAAAAGCCATCTCAGGTGCTCCGTGGCAGCTGCCAAAATGGTGCTGACACACGGGATGAAAAGTCAAGCAAAGAAGAATCAATGGTTTCTTTGGCTGAGAAGCTGAAAACAAGCCAGGCTGAAGTTAGTGACTGCACGGGGGACACGCAGCTCGCAAGGGGTAACCACACCTCTTCCAATGGCACAGCTTCGGCATACAGGTACCATCTGTCCTCCCATGTGTCAGCCTCAGACTCTGCTGGCTCTAAAGTAGAAGCAGTGAACACTTTTGCTGCATCACACAGACAGCCCTTGGAGGGGAGGGCTAAAAGGGCAATAATCTCCCAGGAAAAAGAAGTCACAGACACATCTCTTGAAAGTGTGAAGTTTTCAATACTAACAAAGCGTTCCCATCGCTCCAGGAGTCAGGAAGACATTCTGCAGATTCTCACAGGTTTTGATAAAGAAGAGACAGAGCAGTCTTCAAGTTCAGCAACAGATCATGTAAACGTGGGTTTAAAAACTGACTCCAAGACAATCCAGAGTAACCAGGAAAAGCTTAATTCAGATGAAGAATCAGGAAGAGGCAAAAAAACAACCACTCAGTCAGATTTTGAGACAAGAAAGAAAGTCAGTTCCAAGCAGTTCTCCAATTCTAGAGGAGTTTTTAGAGCATCACtttttgaaaatgagaaaaatactgtaaatgATGAAGACTCCACCAAGTGTATAAAACCATTGGATGCCAGCACTGGAGGATTGAAATCCAGAAGGTCGTTCAGCCCGAGAGAAGCTCTGAGGTCAAAAGCCATCATTAAACCTGCAATTGTTGAGAAGGATATGAAGGCAGTCATGGGAGGGACTGTTTCGGAGGCAGagtcagaaaaacagaagtctgtttttaaaatggtaACAAATAAAATGACAAGCAGCATCACAATCTTCCCTTCTGAGCCAACAGCTCCAAGGACCACTGCAGATATACCAGCAAAGGAAAGGCATGTTACCAGCAGCAACATCAGAGCAGCCTCAAATGAGCCTTCACCATCAATAACAAACAATGTCCCCACACCCTTTGAGATATCGATTAATAAAAGTGCTCTGAAATTATCTGAGATGGACAGAAGTGGAGAGGCAGTGCCGAGAAGTAAAGCTGAAACAGTGGTCTCCAGAAGCAGCATTATGCTAAAGACTTCTGAACTCACAGAGAGGAACAGTGAACTGCCTTCAGAGACAATCAGCTGGAAGAGCCATGGCTCTTCAGATGCAGCTTCATCTGAAACAAAGCATGCCACTATGAGAAGTTCCTGGAGAACAAGACAAGGCTTACATTCCCTGGAGGACTCTCAAACTGAAGTGGAGAAAAGTGCAGCTTCCAGTACTACAGACTTGTGGAGGTCCTCAGTGGACCTCTCCGAAGTGGAAGGgaatagtacaagaacagaCTCCTTGGAGCAGGCCTCAGCAAGGACCAGTGCCACGGCTAATTCTTGGAGTGCCCCTGAACTGGGGTCCCGAAGGACCAAAAGTAACTTAAGTGCATCTGAACTGCTGACACGCAGGAGCTATGCAAGTGATCctacagcagctgctgtttggcACCGGACTGCGCTACCT GATGAAAGCAAGGATTTTGTGTCCAGTTCCAGGAGGAAGCAGTACAGCTCTTCTGAGTACCTCTTACAGGCTGACATTCCAGGCAAAAGGCCAGCCACCAAGGTGGAGCTGCAGGACCCTGAATCCAACTCCCCTGCGCAACCAGGTCTTCAAGCAGAGGAGCAG GGCACTTCCCGGGCCTGCCGGACATCTCGGAGATGA